Below is a window of Thunnus maccoyii chromosome 16, fThuMac1.1, whole genome shotgun sequence DNA.
TAGCAATTCATAGGCATAACTACAGCATTGTATTTGCCCACTGTGTCTGAATTCTGACTCCGCAGGTATGCTATGCCTTCATGACACCATGGAGGCCACCACTATGGAACACTGggcctttttattttctaaatttctCACGGACATGTTTGCAACTTTATGTCAAAATGATTTTACGGTAAGCATccagctgtgtttttattcagtctAGTGTCACCCTGCAGCTTCATAATTCTGTCTTTGATGAAGTTGCTTTCCACTCCTTCTAGCAAAGATCTCCAGCTGGATATTTGCCCACAGCCCCCATCCTCTTACCTGGCAGGAATCACTTTCTGCATGATTTCTCTACCACCATTGACAAAACAACAGGGACTCCTGCCCAGACTGCCCAGAAACTTGGACTAATTCTAGACAGCCAGCTGTTGTGTGAGGCTCACACTGCAGCCAAATCCTGATCCTGCAGGTATGCTTTCTGCAAAAGCTGTCAGATCGGACACTTTCTCACCATGAGCACTGACCAGCTCAAGCTTTAAGGTTGCACTCACGCCATTTCATTTTGTTGAAATTTCCAGctccttctttttttgtgtatcGCAGTCGATGGGGAGCAGCTTCATGATGGACAGGAACCAACTGCTTTCAAATCCACACTGCCCTTTGAGGGATCACATGGACGAGCCTTAAAGAGCAGTTTAGCAGttcaggataaaaaaaataacctgAAAGGAAATAGCGGAAGAAATGGTGCAAAAGTGGCTTCTTGTATGAAGTTGTAATTGTTTAAGAGTTGTACATAAGTACTGTTTGTTGAGTGAGTTGGATTGAAACAAAGCAGCTTTTCATCAGCAGCACAAAATGCAGTTGAAGCAGAGcttttactgcaataaaaaGCAGAATAGTGTGAATTTGTGCCCTTAGACATCTCCCATCTGGTCTACTTAATTTCCCTCACTGTGTTACTCATAAGCCCCACACTGCACAGCTCATTCATGGTGCTTGTGTTGAATTCCAAACCCTGGTATTTGCATATGAGGTTGAAATATCCTTTTTAATGAAATGCACATCAGACGAAGTAATTAGAAAAGTGGATGGTTGTCTCGGTCACTTCATTGCAGTTGGGATTTTCTTAAAACTAGTAGcatctacactgtaaaaaatgactgtgaaatttacataaaaactatgtaaaatCCCTACAGAAAAGTATTGTAAactcaaaaacatatattttttgtttaaagtacAGTGAATTTTTGGAAACTATTAAAcagaatgtttttgttatatttacaacaacaatatgtgattacaatcaaatttatttgttaaaactacaaatattggtaacaaaaacagagaaatactgtaatactcataacaaaacaatttagttaatttcacatgcaaatattgtaaaaactatagttttagtcagttgttttaaaaaatacaaatatatgtaaGTCACTTTACAAGTTTATGCTGTAATTTTAACATGATtgataaaatgatgcaaattGACGTAGgcctatttaaaatgttttcacaaaaaagttttattgtgaACCTGAGAGGTTACCTatctatttaaatataaaaaatatacaattttaataacattgcatttataatttaggCTATTTGTAGCATATtgtagagtgtgtgtataagacATTCAAATTATTGATATATGCAAAGTAACACTGTTCAGTCCTAATCCTTGTAtgctttatgtttcttttagtctttatcattatcattttcacaGGCTAAACAACCTAACAGTGCCACCTCTAACCACTTGTACTTTTACTCTCTCATTGTGCACTGAGTCCTCCtaattttgaaatttaaaagtgCGCAGCTGAAGTTCGTCTCTGATTGGATAATGACGTGAGGGCGGGAGAAGCGCGAACCATTAGCCGTTAGCGTCACTAAGGAGCCAGTGTGCAGTCTGCAGAGCAGAGAACGGAGCAGAAATCTTCGGAccacttcattttaaaagattttaggACAAATCTACAAGTTTTTTGGAGGGTCTGTGGCTGTTCAATTGGAAGGTAAGCTTCATATTTAGGCTACTCTTTTTTCGAGACCAGACGAAAATGTGTGCtgaaagctagctagctagcaccAGTCCATATTTAAGACCAGTAACGTTAGCTCAATGTGTGATAACTTAATTCAGCTGAAAAGCACAGGCAAACATTTGAaatcctaaaaatgatcacCTGCGTCTTTTGTAAAAGCAAATTTGTTACATTAAGAGGCTATGTACTGCATTGCAGAGTACATAGGAATGAGCCTCATTGTCTTTTCAAATGTGCTGGCGCCAACTGTAGTCAAACATTTACCACTTACTCAGCTTTCAAGGGCCATTTTTATCGTGTGCACAATGCACCTGCACCGCAAGCTGCTCCTAAAGCTGTTGTTGCGGATTTAAAATGCGCAGTTTCATTATGTGCCCGCAATTTACACACGGTGAAAGAGCTAGTGTCTCacttaaatgatcattttggagAGGGCAGGTCTGTGTCATGTCCAGTAAGTGGTTGTAAGCATGTGTTTACAAAAAAGTCATCATTTACTTCTCACATGTGTAGGAAGCATAAAGCATGCTCCCCTGATGGTATTGATGACATGTACAAGGAAACTCGCCTTCAGCCCCCAAATGTCATTGCCAGTACAGATGATTCAGAAAGCACACATGAAGCCATGCCAACAGCTAGTGCAGCCAGTGATATGCCAGAGAATGATAGTCAGTCTTATCTCAGAAACATGTGTCTCTTTTACCTTAAACTGCAAGGACAGCTGCTTATTCCTGCCTCTACTATACAGACTATTGTTGAGGAGATGCAAAATGTGCACGAGTTAGGTCAAGCCTACACAATAACTAAAGTAAgttctttattaaaaaatgatatgagCCTATCAGATGAAGCAGTCACTAAAATATGTGACTGCATTAAAGAGTCAGATTTGTTCTCTGCCTGTCATCAGGGACAATTAAGAACAACATACACCAGAAatcagacattcacaaaaatgtttaagtaCACGGAACCCCAAAAAGTGCTATTGGGAatggatgaaaacatgacacaaaaattTGCGTACTACATACCAGTGGCAGAAACTCTGAAGAGCTTTTTGCACTCCCAGTTATGGAGGAATGCACAGCCACAACAGTTTGGAGATCCTGATGTAGAGGTTTTTACGGATTTATATGATGGAAAAATTTTCAAATGTCACCAGTTCTTTAATGAAAACCCTGAAAGCCTCaaactgattttgtatcaagattcatttgaaattgtgAATCCCCTGGGTTCTgctaaaaagacacacaaagttcTTGCAGTTTATCTTTCATTAGCAAATTTACCCATTCATTTGCGTTCAAATACTGATAATATGTTTTTAGTCTTGTTGTGTGTTGAGAATGACTTAAAGCGTTTTGGAATAGCCAAAGTTTTCTCAGAGTTGTTGGCAGATCTGAAATCCTTGGAGACAGATGGAATAAATGTAgatggaaaaacagtaaaagggGGTCTCTACTGCATTGCTGGGGATAACCTTGGTTCTCATTGCATAGGTGGGTTTACAGAGAACTTCAGCCGCTCTCAATATTTTTGCAGGTACTGTGACATCACGAGAAGTGAGTTTGAGGCTGATCCAAATGCCTGTGGTCCTCCACGCACCCCAGAGACGTATGACACAGCTGTTGCTGATCTCCAGGCTGAAAACATCCAAGACGTCAGAGGAATAAAGGTAAACTCTATCTTTAATACCCTTGAGTCTTTTCACGTATCCCAACCTGGTCTCCCGCCTTGTTTAGGTCATGACCTCTTTGAAGGAGTCTTGTCATATGATCTAGCACTGTACTTGAAgaacattataaaaatgaaaaaatggttCACATACTCACTCTTAAACAGGCGCATCAAACAGTTTAAGTACAAAGGATCTGAAGCACTCACAAAGCCATGTGCTGTCAAACCTGACGGAGCCAAGTTATCAGGGCAAGCCATTCAAAACTGGAACCTTCCGAGATTGCTACCAGTTTTGATTGGTGACAAAGTGCAAAATCATGAGGATGAAGTATGGCagttagctctccagctaaaaGACATTGTGGATCTTATTTGTGCTCAGAACATTTCCTTGTCCCAGATAGCATATCTTGACATTTTGATCCAAGAATATTTGGAGTTGAGAAAGATGATGTTTCCTGAAATTCAACTCAAACCCAAGCACCACTATTTGCGCCATTATTCAGCACTGTCGTTGAAATTTGGTCCATTGAGGAGATTATGGACGCTTAGgtttgaaagtaaacacagttattttaaaagatgtgccagacacttgaaaaacttcaaaaatatttgtcaaacattGTCAGAGCGTCATCAGATGTATCAGGCATATCTTTTAGCTGGGCAAGAATGCAGTAAACTACTGCAAGTGAAGGACAGCTGTGCGTTTTATCCCAACCTCTACAGTGACGCTATTAAACATGCAGTCAGGGAGTTAGCCTTTTCAGAAAGCAATACCACAGTTGCCACAGATATTCAGTACAAGGGCACTGCATATAAAAAAGGACAGTTTCTTGTGTACAGAAATGATGAGTATATGGAGTTTGGTGAACTTCTACTCATCTTGAttcaaaatgacacatctgtgtatgttttgatGGATATCCACAAAGGCATCTTCCTCTCAGAATACCATCTGTATTCTGTGACAAAGGACAGTCTTGGGTTACAATGTATCAACATTAATGACCTGCCTGATTTCTATCCTTTGGTATCATATATTCTTAATGGATTCCAAGTCATTCCACTAAAACACAGTATTGTGGCAAAATAAAGTCCAATTAAAGCTGTTAATTGGACTGTTAGTTTGACATTAATATAAGTGTTACCTGATGCATGTCCCTGTTCTGTTaagtgtatgtactgtatattttttctgttctgcatttcttcttcagtgTAAATATGAGTGACTCAGGGCGAACCTTCCTAGATGTCGCCATCATGGAAGCCCTACCAGAACTTCaagtagtaaacaaaaacatcctggAAGAGCACTTGCAGTCCATTGGAGTCGAGACGTATGATGATCTACGCTTCGTAACGGAGGCTGATTTGATGACAGTATTAAGACCTGTACAAGCCAGAAAGCTTCTTTCTGTttggaaacagaaatgtaagtaaaaacaccacaacacacagctATTCAACAGCAAAAGCAGACATGGACATTGTGTAATATTGTACAATGTGAATcataatcttatttttttgtcatttaaagacCAAACTCCCGAGAACAGCTCACTATCATCTGTGGAAGCCTCACCTACCCAACTGCTGTCATCGCTCTCTGTTTCACCCCAAAGTTCATCGTCAACCTCCTCCAGCAGCCTAGGACTTGACACACAGTGGGAAGACAACTTTGAAATTCCATGGAGTAAATTTCCTGAGGAAGTGATGGATTCTttggagaggggaaaaaggcCAGGCCCAAAACTGAGGAGGCAAATGGTCCGGATTGTTGTGACTGAGATGATGGAAAAATGCCCCCATGTAGGTAAAAAGCATTCAACTGATGTTGCAAAGCAAATGGTGGCAAAATATCCCAATTCTCTGCAAGATGTAATAGAGGGCGATATTGTTGGAACAGGCTACCATTCCCTtgtaaaacagctgcaaaacagaATCGAAAATGTGAGGCGCACTTCAACacccaaaataagaaaaagaaaacatcaggcTGATGACTCAGACCACACAGATGAGATCCCATTAGAAGAGAGAGCAGCAATGCAGGACACTTACGGATGCATTAAATGGAATGTGAAATTTCTGCCCCGTGAAGAAACTCAAGAGAGCCAGCaccaaaagaaggaaaaactcaAGGAGATGTTCCAACAATCTGATGCCAATCCAGAGGAGGTAAAATGTCTAATGAAGTCCACTTTTTACACACAGCGTCAACATGTCAACCAGGGAAAAAGTATCAAAAGCCTTCGAGAGGAGTGGCCATTTTGGTTTGACGAACTTGGCATGTCGGTCCACTTCAAGGAACTCACTGGGATTGACCTCAAAGAGACATTCACGCGAAATTTGGATTTGAAGGGAAAAAGGCTTCTCAACTACATGACCACAGTTTATGTCACCAAGAGTAATAAGTTCCTTCAGACTTATGCAAGGCTTCAGAGGATGCGGGGACAG
It encodes the following:
- the LOC121881282 gene encoding uncharacterized protein LOC121881282, with the translated sequence MSDSGRTFLDVAIMEALPELQVVNKNILEEHLQSIGVETYDDLRFVTEADLMTVLRPVQARKLLSVWKQKYQTPENSSLSSVEASPTQLLSSLSVSPQSSSSTSSSSLGLDTQWEDNFEIPWSKFPEEVMDSLERGKRPGPKLRRQMVRIVVTEMMEKCPHVGKKHSTDVAKQMVAKYPNSLQDVIEGDIVGTGYHSLVKQLQNRIENVRRTSTPKIRKRKHQADDSDHTDEIPLEERAAMQDTYGCIKWNVKFLPREETQESQHQKKEKLKEMFQQSDANPEEVKCLMKSTFYTQRQHVNQGKSIKSLREEWPFWFDELGMSVHFKELTGIDLKETFTRNLDLKGKRLLNYMTTVYVTKSNKFLQTYARLQRMRGQQSGCSDDVKEMVLLLLSYFDEKEESMFFHVEDTCLAEEVQLEQVPLTPAVIVCGQSCYSSTRYMLSLDRNLINTNISSFISALCLMFGSYFCFNIHYPSELASTLEFLQRCFFSINPEKGTKVENKNSKRRLNLNPRVLTLIQDLSDHEWR